Proteins co-encoded in one Candidatus Binatota bacterium genomic window:
- a CDS encoding ANTAR domain-containing protein, with the protein MESNVMLQVMVVTDSETHMQRLSQSVVSSGYALADCALSSGDWSGLVREIEPDVLLVNAPFLDRKLVEQVARIGEGRALPVAMFTDNSDRGLMVDSLKAGVTAYVVKGMDTSRVPAVLDLAVARFKELQVLRRELAEARSDLASRKLVERAKGIVMEQRQCTEDEAHRMLQKTAMDHKKRLVEVAREVILIAELLTTA; encoded by the coding sequence GTGGAATCGAACGTAATGCTTCAGGTGATGGTGGTGACTGACAGCGAGACACATATGCAGAGGCTGTCCCAGAGTGTGGTCAGTTCGGGTTACGCGCTGGCTGATTGTGCTCTGAGCAGTGGTGACTGGAGTGGGCTTGTTCGGGAAATTGAGCCGGATGTCCTGCTTGTAAACGCGCCGTTTCTTGACCGTAAGCTTGTCGAGCAGGTCGCCAGGATAGGCGAGGGGCGGGCTCTGCCTGTGGCCATGTTCACGGACAATTCGGATCGTGGGCTGATGGTCGATTCTTTGAAGGCGGGCGTTACCGCCTACGTGGTCAAGGGCATGGATACCAGCAGGGTACCAGCTGTACTGGATCTCGCGGTTGCTCGTTTCAAGGAACTGCAGGTACTGCGACGGGAGCTGGCCGAGGCCCGATCAGACCTGGCTTCCCGCAAGCTGGTCGAACGGGCAAAGGGCATCGTCATGGAGCAGCGACAGTGCACCGAGGACGAGGCCCACCGAATGCTTCAAAAGACGGCCATGGATCATAAGAAGCGGCTGGTAGAGGTCGCCAGGGAAGTGATTCTTATCGCCGAGCTACTTACGACGGCTTGA